CACCGCGCTCGACATCGACCGCGCCGAGTGGGAGCGCGTCATCGGTGTGAACCTCACCGGCACGTTCCTCGTGTGCAAGCACGTGCTGCCGGTCATGGTCGCGGCGAAGCGCGGGAGCATCGTGAACTTCTCGAGCGTCGAAGGGCTCGAGGCGATCCAGAGCCAACCCGCGTACAGCGCGTCGAAGGGCGGCGTCGTGCTGCTCACGCGCAACCTCGCGATCGACTTCGGCGGCGCGGGCGTGCGCGTGAACTGCGTCTGCCCCGGACTCGTACGCACGCCGATGACCGAGGCGTTGTTCGACGACGGCATCGCGGAGATCCGTGACCGCTTCATCGCGCAGCACATGCTCGGACGGCCCGGTCGTCCCGAGGAGATCGCGGCGGCCGCGCTGTTCCTCGCGTCCGACGACGCGTCATTCGTCACCGGGCACGCACTCGTGGTCGACGGCGGCTTCTCCGCGGGTCGACGACTCGTGCCGCCCGGCGATTCCGTCTAGCGCGCGGTCGGCGTCAACGTCGTCCGGGGGAGCTCGAGCTTCGCGGTCATCGTGACGCTCCCGCCGAGTCGCGGCTGCGCGTAGGCCACCGTTGTCGCGACGATCTGCAGGATCAGCGAGCCCGCGGGCTTCGTCGTGAACGCGACCATCTCGAGCACGGCGTTGGACGAATGCGTCTTGCCGTCGAGCACGATCGAGACGGGCGTGATCTGGTTGCCGAGCACGAGCCCCGTCGTCGGGTCGACGAGCTGCGCGAACACGCGCATCGGTCGGACCCCGGTCGCGGTGCCGTGGTACGTGAGGTGCAGCACCGGCCGTCCGGCGATCACGGCTGCGGTCGCGCCCGTCGGCACCGTGACGTTCACGGCATTCGTCGCCTTGCTCGGCGTGATCGGACCGACGAGGTTGCCGAGCAGCCCGCCCGTGCCCGCGGGCACGACCGCAGGCCCCGCGCCGCCGCCGGTGACGAGGCTCAACGTGCCCGAGCCGCTCGCCGCGATCGCGGTGCCGTCCTTCAACGGCCAGCTCGGCGCGGAGTAGGTCGCGCCGTTCTGGTCGACGGTTTGGAAGCCGGGTCCGGTGGCGACCGCCGAGTCGCGCTT
This genomic window from Acidimicrobiia bacterium contains:
- a CDS encoding SDR family NAD(P)-dependent oxidoreductase, producing the protein MSGRLEGRVALITGAASGIGAAVVQRFSEEGATVVGLDLNAVPQSEWSARGGARFVAADVRDEDAVRAAVSSVLQEHEQLDICVNVAGVESFGTALDIDRAEWERVIGVNLTGTFLVCKHVLPVMVAAKRGSIVNFSSVEGLEAIQSQPAYSASKGGVVLLTRNLAIDFGGAGVRVNCVCPGLVRTPMTEALFDDGIAEIRDRFIAQHMLGRPGRPEEIAAAALFLASDDASFVTGHALVVDGGFSAGRRLVPPGDSV